From Solanum lycopersicum chromosome 8, SLM_r2.1, the proteins below share one genomic window:
- the LOC101264541 gene encoding probable plastid-lipid-associated protein 10, chloroplastic isoform X1, with protein sequence MISAGFGSAVCVRPVVSFSNTIRRVHNHGRVTCLATSMSSASMTVARDAEYELENRKYELLNIIQDTQRGLVTTADQRSTIEEAMVVVEGFDAGKEIDLSKLDGTWRLQYTSAPDVLILFESAARLPFFQVGQIFQKFECQNESRGGLVRNVIKWSVPRLLEENEGATLIVTARFSSVSARNIYLKFEEIGLQNINISDDLQAVIAPAILPRSFLSLQILQFIRSFKARVPVTSPERHSVGGLYYLSYLDKNMLLGRAVGGGGVFIFTRAHTLIC encoded by the exons ATGATTTcag CAGGTTTCGGCTCTGCCGTATGCGTGAGACCTGTTGTCTCCTTTTCAAACACCATAAGAAGAGTACACAACCATGGAAGAGTTACATGTTTGGCTACATCCATGTCATCTGCCTCAATGACTGTTGCAAGA GATGCTGAATACGAATTGGAAAACCGAAAATATGAACTGCTTAATATCATCCAAGATACGCAACGAGGCCTAGTGACAACTGCTGATCAACGATCCACCATTGAGGAGGCTATG GTTGTGGTTGAAGGTTTTGATGCTGGCAAGGAAATTGACTTGAGTAAGTTGGACGGAACATGGCGGTTGCAGTATACATCTGCACCAGACGTGCTCATTCTTTTTGAATCTGCTGCTAGGCTTCCATTCTTTCAG GTGGGTCAAATTTTCCAGAAATTTGAGTGCCAGAATGAATCCCGTGGAGGATTGGTACGCAATGTCATCAAATGGAGTGTTCCACGATTATTAGAG GAGAATGAAGGTGCTACTCTGATAGTAACTGCCAGATTTTCTTCCGTTTCTGCTCGTAATATTTACCTCAAGTTTGAGGAG aTAGGTCTTCAAAATATTAACATCAGTGACGATCTGCAAGCTGTAATAGCTCCAGCAATTCTGCCAAGGTCATTTTTAAGTTTACAG ATACTGCAGTTTATTCGAAGTTTCAAAGCTCGAGTTCCAGTGACCAGTCCAGAGAG ACACTCTGTGGGGGGCCTCTATTACCTTTCTTATCTGGATAAGAATATGCTTTTAGGCCGCGCTGTTGGAGGTGGTGGAGTATTTATATTCACCAGGGCTCATACTCTTATTTGCTAA
- the LOC101264847 gene encoding histidine decarboxylase-like: protein MGSLLLEMDFESLPMSPRSLAAMTPRSLARRRLFPNVDNKKQKVAPPGDGPRKNLQLEVMEPGLKNDGPSLDTILVNYLDTLTQRVNYHLGYPVNICYDHYATLAPLLQFHLNNCGDPFLQNTVDFHSKDFEVAVLDWFAKLWEIEKDQYWGYVTNGGTEGNLHGILLGRELLPEGILYASKDSHYSVFKAARMYRMDSETINTSVNGEMNYSDLRAKLLQNKDKPAIINVTIGTTFKGAIDDLDVILETLKECGYSQDRFYIHCDAALCGLMTPFINNMISFKKPIGSVTISGHKFLGCPMPCGVQITRKSYINNLSTNVEYIASVDATISGSRNGLTPIFLWYSLSAKGQVGLQKDVKRCLDNAKYLKNRLQQAGISVMLNELSIIVVLERPRDHEFVRRWQLSCVKDMAHVIVMPGITREMLDNFVSELVQQRKQWYRDGKAEAPCVGEDIGAQNCACSYHKIDYISP, encoded by the exons atggGTAGCCTCTTGCTTGAAATG GATTTTGAGTCATTGCCCATGTCACCCAGAAGTTTAGCAGCGATGACACCCAGAAGTTTAGCACGGCGAAGATTGTTTCCGAATGTGGACAACAAAAAACAAAAGGTGGCACCACCAGGGGATGGGCCAAGGAAGAACTTGCAACTTGAGGTGATGGAGCCtggattgaagaatgatggtCCCTCTTTGGACACTATATTGGTCAACTATTTAGATACACTTACACAACGAGTCAATTATCATTTAGGTTATCCAGTTAACATATGTTATGATCACTATGCAACGCTAGCACCACTTTTACAGTTTCACCTAAACAATTGTGGTGATCCTTTCCTTCAAAACACTGTCGATTTCCATTCTAAAGACTTTGAAGTGGCTGTTTTGGATTGGTTTGCAAAACTATGGGAAATTGAAAAGGATCAATATTGGGGATATGTTACCAATGGTGGCACCGAAGGCAATCTCCATGGTATTTTGTTAGG GAGAGAGTTACTTCCTGAAGGAATATTATATGCATCAAAAGATTCTCATTACTCAGTCTTCAAAGCTGCAAGAATGTACAGAATGGATTCAGAAACAATCAACACATCAGTAAACGGAGAGATGAATTATTCAGATTTAAGAGCAAAGTTACTTCAAAATAAGGACAAACCAGCTATTATAAATGTCACAATTG GAACTACGTTCAAAGGAGCAATCGATGACCTGGATGTTATTCTTGAAACACTCAAAGAATGTGGCTATTCACAAGATAGGTTTTACATCCATTGTGATGCAGCACTATGTGGTCTTATGACCCCTTTTATAAACAAT ATGATTAGTTTCAAGAAGCCAATTGGAAGTGTCACAATTTCTGGTCACAAGTTCTTAGGATGCCCAATGCCTTGTGGTGtccaaataacaagaaaaagcTACATCAATAATCTCTCAACAAATGTGGAATACATTGCTTCTGTCGATGCCACTATTTCTGGTAGTCGTAACGGTTTGACTCCAATTTTCTTATGGTATAGCTTAAGCGCAAAAGGTCAAGTTGGACTTCAAAAGGATGTTAAAAGATGTCTCGACAATgccaaatatttgaaaaatcgcCTTCAACAAGCAGGAATAAGTGTCATGTTAAATGAGCTTAGCATCATAGTTGTACTTGAAAGGCCTCGTGACCATGAATTTGTGCGTCGTTGGCAACTTTCATGCGTCAAAGATATGGCACATGTTATTGTTATGCCAGGCATCACCCGAGAAATGCTTGACAATTTCGTCAGTGAACTAGTTCAACAAAGAAAACAATGGTACCGAGATGGAAAAGCAGAGGCTCCTTGTGTTGGGGAGGATATTGGTGCTCAAAATTGTGCATGCTCTTATCATAAGATTGATTATATTAGTCCTTAG
- the LOC101264541 gene encoding probable plastid-lipid-associated protein 10, chloroplastic isoform X2, which yields MISGFGSAVCVRPVVSFSNTIRRVHNHGRVTCLATSMSSASMTVARDAEYELENRKYELLNIIQDTQRGLVTTADQRSTIEEAMVVVEGFDAGKEIDLSKLDGTWRLQYTSAPDVLILFESAARLPFFQVGQIFQKFECQNESRGGLVRNVIKWSVPRLLEENEGATLIVTARFSSVSARNIYLKFEEIGLQNINISDDLQAVIAPAILPRSFLSLQILQFIRSFKARVPVTSPERHSVGGLYYLSYLDKNMLLGRAVGGGGVFIFTRAHTLIC from the exons ATGATTTcag GTTTCGGCTCTGCCGTATGCGTGAGACCTGTTGTCTCCTTTTCAAACACCATAAGAAGAGTACACAACCATGGAAGAGTTACATGTTTGGCTACATCCATGTCATCTGCCTCAATGACTGTTGCAAGA GATGCTGAATACGAATTGGAAAACCGAAAATATGAACTGCTTAATATCATCCAAGATACGCAACGAGGCCTAGTGACAACTGCTGATCAACGATCCACCATTGAGGAGGCTATG GTTGTGGTTGAAGGTTTTGATGCTGGCAAGGAAATTGACTTGAGTAAGTTGGACGGAACATGGCGGTTGCAGTATACATCTGCACCAGACGTGCTCATTCTTTTTGAATCTGCTGCTAGGCTTCCATTCTTTCAG GTGGGTCAAATTTTCCAGAAATTTGAGTGCCAGAATGAATCCCGTGGAGGATTGGTACGCAATGTCATCAAATGGAGTGTTCCACGATTATTAGAG GAGAATGAAGGTGCTACTCTGATAGTAACTGCCAGATTTTCTTCCGTTTCTGCTCGTAATATTTACCTCAAGTTTGAGGAG aTAGGTCTTCAAAATATTAACATCAGTGACGATCTGCAAGCTGTAATAGCTCCAGCAATTCTGCCAAGGTCATTTTTAAGTTTACAG ATACTGCAGTTTATTCGAAGTTTCAAAGCTCGAGTTCCAGTGACCAGTCCAGAGAG ACACTCTGTGGGGGGCCTCTATTACCTTTCTTATCTGGATAAGAATATGCTTTTAGGCCGCGCTGTTGGAGGTGGTGGAGTATTTATATTCACCAGGGCTCATACTCTTATTTGCTAA